The Paenibacillus beijingensis nucleotide sequence CTGACTTTTTTGTTCCTGATCTTATTTTCGACTCTCACTATCAGCATGCTTTTTTATATAAAATCAACGTTCATCGTAAAGAAAAACGTTCGCGAATCTGCCGCTCAAATCGCTGAGCAAACGGCGGATTCCCTCTCCTATATTATTAACTCGGGGAGCGATACGGTGGATTTTATTTACAGCAACCCGGACATCCAGAACGCGGTCGTCAACATCAATACCAGTCCGCGTGAAGAGCAGGGCCGGATTTTTCAATACATGAACAAGATGTTGAACCAGCTCGTCTCCTCGAACTCCTTCGTTAAAATTGTTTATGTGCTTAAGGAAGAAAGCAGCGGCTGGGGGAGCGGCACGTTTTCCCCCTATATATATAATCCGTCCATGTACAAACTGATGCGGGCACGTGCAATTGACCAGGAATGGATTCAAGAAGCGAAACGGAAGGACGGAAGCTTGGTGTGGCAGGGGCTGCAGTTCAACCGGCTTGTCGGGGGAGGCCGCAATACAGACCTGATTCTCCCTGTCGGGAGGGTTCTCAAAAATTTTAAAACCATGGAACGGATAGGGTATATATTAGTTGATTTGAATGGGTATGCGATCTTGAATAAGATCGAGAAGCTCAAGCTAGGGGATACGGGGAAGTTTTTCGTTGTGGATTCGGAAGGCAGAATCATGATTCATTCCGATCTCAAGCTGATCAATAAGAGAGTTGAACACCCTGAACTGTTGAAACAAGTTGTGGGCGATGATCGTGCCGAGTTTGAATACACGGAGAACGGGGTTCCGTATTACGGAGTCAAGCAGCTGCTGAGCAATGGATGGATGGTCGTAGGGACAGTGCCTGTTCATGAAATCACCGGAGAGTTGGACAAACTGCAAATGTTTATCCTGTATTCCTTCGGGCTTCTTGCGCTGCTTGCAATAGGAATCGGGGTGTTGATCGTCGGAAGGGTTACGAAGCCTATCAAGCAGCTTACTTTAGATATGCGTAAGGTCCAGCAAGGTGATATAACGGTCAGGACGCAAGTTAAGTCTGATGATGAAATAGGCCTCTTGAGCCGTCAGTTCAATAAGATGCTGCAGGAAATCGAACAGCTTATCCGTAAGGTGGAGGAAGAACAGGGGCAGAAGCTTCAGGCGGAGCTGCGCGCCCTCATGCACCGGATTCACCCCCACTTCCTGTTAAATACGCTCAGCATGTTGTGGTGGTCGATCAAATCGAATCAAAATGAACGAGTTGCAAGAGGTTTATCGGCATTAATTCGTCTGCTGGAAGCGCATATGGGAAAAAGCGGAAGCATGATTCCATTGGAAGAGGAGCTTGACTTCCTGCAAAAATATATCACGATATTGGAGCTGCGCTACGAAAGGACCTTTATACTGGACTTAGACGTGGAGCAGGGGCTGGAAAAACAGGTCATTCCCCGCATGCTGCTTCAGCCCTTGGTGGAAAACGCCATATTTCATGGAATCATTCCGAAAGAAACGGACGGCCGCATCTCGATCCGTGTTTGTATAAGCGGCGATTATACGGAATTTCTCGTGACGGACGACGGTGTGGGGATTGGGGAAGAGAAGCTGAATCTATTGGCCGATCCGGAGAAGGCCATCGCGGACGGGAAAATGGGAATCGGTTTGCGGCATATCTACGATATGCTGCGGTTCTATTATGCCGGACGTTCAGAGTGGTCAGTTGCCAGTAATCCCGGAAACGGTACGACGGTTCGAATTTTGCTGGGAAAGGTATCGAATTTCCTCGACGGAAAGGGAGAGGCTGGATGACAAGACGATGGATTTTCATTTTTTTGATCATCGTTCTCACCGCCGGTTGCGGAAGATTAAAGGTGATCAACGATCCGGATGAGATTCAGTTGCTCCACGAGAACAAAATGCGGGTGGTCGAGTTTTGGCATACTTACAGCGACGAAGAAAGCCGGATTTTGGAAGAGGAGCTGATTCCTTCATTCGAACGCCAATTTCCCGACATTAAAATCATATCTGAAAGGCAACCGTTCAATATTGGTTTGAAGAACACACTGATTGCCCGAGCTGCTTCGAATCGGGGACCCGATGTC carries:
- a CDS encoding sensor histidine kinase, translated to MLFYIKSTFIVKKNVRESAAQIAEQTADSLSYIINSGSDTVDFIYSNPDIQNAVVNINTSPREEQGRIFQYMNKMLNQLVSSNSFVKIVYVLKEESSGWGSGTFSPYIYNPSMYKLMRARAIDQEWIQEAKRKDGSLVWQGLQFNRLVGGGRNTDLILPVGRVLKNFKTMERIGYILVDLNGYAILNKIEKLKLGDTGKFFVVDSEGRIMIHSDLKLINKRVEHPELLKQVVGDDRAEFEYTENGVPYYGVKQLLSNGWMVVGTVPVHEITGELDKLQMFILYSFGLLALLAIGIGVLIVGRVTKPIKQLTLDMRKVQQGDITVRTQVKSDDEIGLLSRQFNKMLQEIEQLIRKVEEEQGQKLQAELRALMHRIHPHFLLNTLSMLWWSIKSNQNERVARGLSALIRLLEAHMGKSGSMIPLEEELDFLQKYITILELRYERTFILDLDVEQGLEKQVIPRMLLQPLVENAIFHGIIPKETDGRISIRVCISGDYTEFLVTDDGVGIGEEKLNLLADPEKAIADGKMGIGLRHIYDMLRFYYAGRSEWSVASNPGNGTTVRILLGKVSNFLDGKGEAG